The Acinetobacter pittii genome contains a region encoding:
- the ssb gene encoding single-stranded DNA-binding protein, producing MPNVKKVTVMGVLGLNPETKQFSNGGSVTTFSVATTEFWKDKTTGERKEATEWHRITTSNRLAEIASKYLKKGGKVYIEGSLRTRKWKDSKGAEKEITEIRADEMQLL from the coding sequence ATGCCAAACGTAAAGAAAGTTACTGTCATGGGTGTGTTAGGTCTTAACCCTGAAACTAAACAATTTTCCAACGGTGGCAGCGTTACGACATTCAGCGTTGCAACTACTGAGTTTTGGAAAGACAAGACCACAGGTGAGCGTAAAGAAGCTACAGAGTGGCATAGAATCACCACCAGCAACCGTTTAGCCGAGATTGCCAGTAAGTACCTCAAGAAAGGCGGAAAGGTGTATATCGAAGGCTCATTGCGTACAAGGAAGTGGAAGGACAGCAAAGGGGCGGAAAAGGAAATAACCGAGATTCGAGCAGATGAGATGCAATTGCTTTGA